In the genome of Pseudomonadales bacterium, the window CTTTCTATCATTTTGCTTTGCAGCTTAGTTTTAAGCAGCTGCAGCATGAGCAGCCCAGAAAATAAGCCAATCGTTTATCAAGCAGAGATCACGGGCTATGCATTTCACGATTATGCCGTTTATTTGCATCAGGGCGATACACTGCGACTGAGCTGCAATAATGCAAGCCTCGATATTGTATTGACAGCACCGATAGAAAAAAGCCTGGTAAGCGGTGAGGATTTTATCGCGCCGCAATCAGCGCATTACAATATCCGAGTGCTTCAAGCCCGCGCCTTGGCTAGGCAGCAAAAGCAGCAAAGCTATCGCCTGAGCCTAATGATCAACCCTGATTGATCAGTGACCTGTTCAGTCACAGCGATCTGCCTAGGCTTTCCACTATAACCGCCACAGTCTGCGTTTTAGGTTTTTACATAAGAAAATGATAAGCATTTGCATTAAAGCTTGAAATCAAGTATATGCTGAAGCAATGCACAAAATCGTGTAGAATATGGCCGTTTTTTTCCTGAAGGACCGGTGCATTGGCACAAACTAAAGAGGTTATGTAACAGCAATGACTTTGTATGCAGAGTATTTACAAGAAATTGAGACGCGCGAAAAAGAGCTTGGTCTTCACCCTAAGCCTATCGACAGCGCGGAGCTTTTAGCAGAAATCATCGAACAAATTAAAGATACGTCGAACGCAGCGCGTGAAGACTCGCTGAAATTCTTTATCTACAACACCCTGCCAGGCACAACCAGTGCTGCTGGCGTTAAAGCGAAGTTTCTCAAGCAAATCATCCTTGCTGAAGAAACCGTTGCTGAAATCAGCACGGCGTTTGCCTTTGAATTACTTTCGCATATGAAAGGCGGCCCATCGGTAGAAGTATTGCTAGACCTTGCTTTAAGCGATAATGCAGAGGTTGCAAAGCCTGCT includes:
- a CDS encoding bifunctional aconitate hydratase 2/2-methylisocitrate dehydratase yields the protein MTLYAEYLQEIETREKELGLHPKPIDSAELLAEIIEQIKDTSNAAREDSLKFFIYNTLPGTTSAAGVKAKFLKQIILAEETVAEISTAFAFELLSHMKGGPSVEVLLDLALSDNAEVAKPAAEVLKTQVFLYEADTDRLEAAYKAGNAIVKDILESYAKAEFFTQLPEVAEEVKVVTYVAGVGDISTDLLSPGNQA